One segment of Desulfovibrio sp. JC010 DNA contains the following:
- a CDS encoding nitrogenase component 1, protein MTTKSKNYTSTTNACKLCTPLGASLAFRGVEGSVPFLHGSQGCATYMRRYVISHFREPVDIASSALGEKHAVYGGGPNLKKGILNVMKKYEPKIVGVATTCLTETIGDDVPMYLNEFHKEFGDLDLPDIVQVSTPSYNGTHMDGWHGAVRSMVEQLCTEKAENDGHVNILPNLVSCEDVRHLFDICEDFGLKATILPDISETLDGPALEDYMKIPVGGTPVEEIKKMSGAAATIELGRCVPTKSGGTSLEERFGVTNHRIGLPMGIRECDKLFETLETISGKEMPARYQRERGRLIDAYVDGHKYIFGKRAVVYGEEDLVTGLCAFLAEIGVDVILAGSGAKKKGMAEAITAVTEGVGRTTPEIHEGVDFHDIAERAGGLKPDLLIGHSKGYRYAKAWNIPLIRVGFPVHDRFGGQRIPTLGYKGTQYLFDLIVNAMLEKKQADNPVGYGYM, encoded by the coding sequence ATGACTACCAAAAGCAAAAATTATACATCGACCACTAATGCCTGCAAACTCTGCACACCTCTCGGCGCATCACTGGCCTTTCGAGGTGTGGAAGGCTCCGTTCCCTTCCTGCACGGCTCACAGGGCTGCGCCACTTACATGCGCCGCTATGTGATCAGCCATTTCCGTGAACCTGTGGATATCGCTTCTTCCGCACTGGGTGAAAAGCACGCTGTATACGGCGGCGGCCCGAATCTTAAAAAGGGCATCCTGAACGTAATGAAGAAGTACGAGCCGAAGATCGTGGGTGTGGCGACCACCTGCCTCACCGAAACCATCGGTGATGACGTCCCCATGTATCTCAATGAATTCCACAAAGAATTCGGAGATCTTGATCTACCGGACATAGTGCAGGTTTCAACCCCCAGTTACAACGGCACCCATATGGACGGCTGGCACGGCGCGGTGCGTTCCATGGTCGAACAGCTCTGCACTGAAAAGGCGGAAAACGACGGACATGTGAACATCCTGCCAAATCTAGTTTCCTGTGAAGATGTGCGCCACCTATTTGATATCTGCGAGGACTTCGGCCTGAAGGCGACCATCCTGCCTGATATTTCCGAAACCCTCGATGGTCCGGCACTGGAAGATTACATGAAGATTCCGGTGGGCGGAACTCCGGTGGAAGAAATCAAGAAAATGTCCGGCGCGGCTGCCACCATCGAGCTGGGCCGCTGTGTACCTACCAAGAGCGGCGGAACCAGCCTTGAAGAGCGGTTCGGGGTGACCAACCACCGTATCGGTTTGCCCATGGGTATCCGCGAATGCGACAAACTCTTCGAAACCCTTGAAACTATTTCCGGCAAAGAGATGCCCGCCCGTTACCAGCGCGAACGGGGTAGGCTCATCGATGCCTACGTGGACGGACACAAATACATCTTCGGCAAGCGGGCTGTTGTTTACGGCGAGGAAGACCTCGTAACCGGGCTGTGCGCATTTCTGGCTGAGATCGGCGTGGATGTGATCCTTGCCGGGTCCGGGGCCAAGAAAAAAGGTATGGCTGAAGCCATCACAGCCGTAACTGAAGGCGTGGGCCGCACCACCCCGGAGATCCACGAAGGCGTTGATTTCCACGACATCGCCGAACGGGCCGGGGGACTCAAACCCGACCTGCTCATCGGCCATTCCAAAGGCTACCGCTACGCTAAAGCATGGAACATCCCGCTCATCCGGGTAGGCTTCCCGGTCCATGACCGCTTCGGCGGACAGCGTATCCCCACTCTCGGCTACAAGGGCACGCAGTACCTTTTCGACCTCATCGTCAACGCCATGCTCGAAAAGAAACAGGCCGATAACCCGGTCGGTTACGGCTACATGTGA
- a CDS encoding radical SAM protein, with protein MKDTTKHPCFNKETAGSCGRVHLPVAPKCNIQCNYCNRKYDCVNESRPGVTSGVLKPFQAAEYMDAVLEKEPRITVAGIAGPGDPFANAEETLETMRLLNKKHPQLIFCLSSNGMGILPYLDDLKELGVSHVTITISAVDPTIGAKIYSWVKDGKVVYRGEKGAKVLLERQLAAIKGLKERGITVKVNSIVIPGINDHHIAEVARVAAELGADIQNMIPLKPTAETPFAELEEPGKKLVNSLRKEAGAVIEQMTHCRRCRADAVGLLGDDKSVALCGTLKSCSELKPIDVKGPRPYVAVASREGMLVNQHLGEAREFHIWAEDGEGFKLVEKRPAPKAGCGPQRWTDLAATLSDCRAVLAAAIGETPQVKLAENGVQPHVIGGFIEDALTTIYSGGNMDIHKGRRGSIADACCTGTGTKCG; from the coding sequence ATGAAAGATACCACCAAACATCCGTGCTTTAACAAAGAAACCGCAGGCTCCTGTGGACGTGTACATCTCCCGGTAGCCCCCAAGTGCAACATTCAGTGCAACTACTGCAACCGCAAATATGATTGCGTGAACGAATCTCGTCCCGGCGTGACCAGCGGTGTGCTCAAACCTTTTCAGGCTGCGGAATATATGGACGCAGTGCTGGAAAAAGAACCGCGCATCACCGTGGCCGGTATCGCAGGTCCCGGCGACCCCTTTGCCAACGCGGAGGAAACTCTGGAAACCATGCGACTGCTCAATAAAAAACACCCGCAGCTGATCTTCTGTCTGTCATCCAATGGCATGGGCATCCTGCCATATCTGGATGACCTGAAGGAGCTTGGCGTATCCCACGTGACCATCACCATCAGCGCGGTAGACCCGACCATCGGTGCGAAAATTTATTCATGGGTCAAGGACGGCAAGGTAGTCTACCGCGGCGAAAAAGGCGCGAAAGTGCTGCTGGAACGCCAGCTTGCAGCTATCAAAGGGCTGAAGGAACGGGGCATTACCGTGAAGGTCAATTCCATTGTCATCCCCGGCATCAACGATCATCACATAGCTGAAGTAGCCCGCGTGGCGGCGGAACTGGGCGCGGACATCCAGAACATGATCCCGCTCAAACCTACAGCTGAGACTCCTTTCGCTGAACTTGAAGAACCGGGAAAGAAGCTTGTGAACTCCCTGCGCAAGGAAGCGGGCGCAGTCATTGAACAGATGACCCACTGCCGCCGCTGCCGTGCTGACGCTGTCGGTTTGCTGGGCGACGATAAATCCGTGGCTCTCTGCGGCACCCTGAAATCATGCTCCGAACTGAAACCCATTGATGTGAAAGGTCCGCGCCCGTATGTGGCGGTTGCTTCCCGCGAAGGCATGCTGGTCAACCAGCATCTTGGCGAAGCAAGGGAATTCCACATCTGGGCCGAAGATGGAGAAGGTTTCAAGCTCGTTGAGAAACGTCCCGCCCCTAAAGCCGGATGCGGTCCGCAGCGTTGGACCGACCTTGCAGCAACGCTCAGTGACTGTCGCGCAGTGCTTGCGGCTGCCATCGGGGAAACCCCGCAGGTAAAGCTGGCTGAAAACGGCGTGCAGCCGCATGTAATCGGAGGGTTCATTGAGGACGCGCTGACGACTATTTACAGCGGCGGAAACATGGATATCCATAAGGGACGGCGCGGCTCTATCGCTGACGCCTGCTGTACCGGAACGGGAACCAAGTGTGGGTAG